The Akkermansia muciniphila genome contains a region encoding:
- a CDS encoding LysE family translocator, translating into MTEELIFAGILLLSQASPGPDQAFVTRSTLAYGFGAGVMAALGIGTGVIAHAALACTVGASVFHSSLGLVLFCAASCWMLYLAWKIWPRGGKGAITAGEDVPAASGIYRDALVTNLMNPKATFFFVALSAPLLEKNHDPSYALLIGALIVVTGTAGWILWALIFRWRPIRSFYDRHAGKVDGVLSLVLAGFGLSMLYSFGRMAVESFS; encoded by the coding sequence ATGACGGAAGAACTCATATTTGCAGGCATCCTGCTGCTCTCCCAGGCGTCTCCCGGCCCGGACCAGGCCTTTGTCACCCGGAGCACGCTGGCCTACGGCTTCGGCGCCGGAGTCATGGCCGCTCTGGGCATAGGGACGGGAGTGATCGCCCATGCGGCATTGGCGTGCACGGTGGGGGCATCCGTTTTTCACAGTTCCCTGGGGCTGGTGCTGTTCTGCGCCGCCTCCTGCTGGATGCTGTATCTGGCGTGGAAGATATGGCCGCGGGGAGGGAAGGGGGCCATCACCGCGGGGGAAGACGTTCCCGCGGCCTCCGGCATTTACCGGGATGCCCTGGTGACCAATCTGATGAATCCCAAGGCCACGTTCTTTTTCGTGGCGCTGTCCGCCCCGCTGCTGGAAAAAAATCATGACCCTTCGTATGCCCTGTTGATCGGAGCGTTGATCGTAGTGACGGGAACGGCGGGATGGATTCTGTGGGCGCTTATTTTCCGGTGGCGGCCCATCCGCTCCTTTTATGACCGGCATGCGGGAAAGGTGGATGGCGTGCTGTCTCTTGTGCTGGCGGGCTTCGGCCTCAGCATGCTTTACTCCTTCGGGCGCATGGCGGTGGAAAGTTTTTCCTGA
- a CDS encoding EF-hand domain-containing protein: MTMRLPHTFIISCSAALAFGFPPLAAGQSVASGDRQEAEAVPRPGLEFLQVTLLVRQMVLDRYDGTGTGILSGQDKARLVEDARAARREARKEFVMQFDKDGDGKLSPEEYKAFREHVEKRRGARKPDAGTGKRSELPPPPPPGSEPGTPMMEVVPLVEIRTPGQKRFMVAPGLFLLTRNMLLEKYDANGNGRIDPEEHAAVMKDAAALYRAKMKEMMDLYDLDQDGVLSPVEREQALADSHQDNPLYAMEEPDDIDLFIRANISEVLLREAPVDTGEEKDKSTE; this comes from the coding sequence ATGACCATGAGATTGCCCCACACTTTTATTATATCGTGCTCCGCTGCGCTGGCGTTCGGTTTTCCGCCGCTTGCGGCAGGGCAGTCCGTGGCTTCCGGAGACCGCCAGGAGGCTGAGGCGGTGCCCAGGCCCGGTCTGGAATTCCTGCAGGTAACCCTTCTGGTCCGCCAGATGGTCCTGGACCGGTATGACGGTACCGGAACCGGCATCCTTTCCGGGCAGGACAAGGCCCGGCTGGTGGAGGATGCGCGCGCTGCGCGCAGGGAGGCCAGGAAGGAATTCGTGATGCAGTTTGACAAGGACGGGGACGGAAAGCTTTCCCCGGAGGAATATAAGGCCTTCCGGGAGCATGTGGAAAAACGCCGCGGCGCCCGCAAGCCGGATGCCGGAACGGGTAAGCGGAGCGAGCTTCCTCCGCCACCGCCTCCCGGCAGTGAGCCGGGAACGCCCATGATGGAAGTCGTTCCCCTGGTGGAAATCCGGACTCCGGGGCAGAAGCGCTTCATGGTGGCTCCCGGCCTGTTTCTGCTGACCAGGAACATGCTGCTGGAGAAGTATGACGCTAACGGAAACGGCCGCATTGATCCGGAGGAGCACGCGGCCGTCATGAAGGATGCGGCAGCCCTGTACCGGGCTAAAATGAAGGAAATGATGGACCTTTACGATCTGGACCAGGATGGAGTGCTCAGCCCGGTGGAGAGGGAGCAGGCCCTGGCGGACAGCCATCAGGACAATCCCCTGTATGCCATGGAGGAACCGGACGACATTGACTTGTTCATCCGGGCGAATATCAGTGAAGTGCTGCTGAGGGAGGCTCCGGTGGATACCGGGGAGGAGAAGGATAAAAGCACGGAATAA
- a CDS encoding shikimate kinase, with translation MKEAAPTSLPNIILIGLMGCGKTTIGKELHRETSLRFTDTDQVIERQTGMSIPQIFKTHGESHFRDLETGVLRQMQTATRQSRIISTGGGITIRPENRNLLKKLGFVVWLHTDVNTLYQRISRCTNRPLLQQPNPKAVLARLMEERRDFYQQTAHLTIDTANLHIHEIAFGILESARVFRSRQR, from the coding sequence ATGAAGGAGGCCGCGCCAACATCCTTGCCAAACATCATCCTGATCGGGCTGATGGGGTGCGGCAAAACAACCATCGGGAAGGAACTTCACCGGGAGACGAGCCTCCGTTTCACGGATACGGACCAAGTGATCGAGCGGCAGACGGGGATGAGCATCCCGCAGATCTTCAAAACTCACGGAGAATCACATTTCCGTGATTTGGAAACCGGAGTCCTCCGCCAGATGCAGACTGCAACCAGGCAGAGCCGCATCATCTCCACCGGGGGCGGCATCACCATCAGGCCGGAAAACCGGAACCTGCTGAAAAAGCTGGGCTTCGTCGTCTGGCTTCATACGGACGTGAATACGCTGTACCAGCGCATTTCCCGCTGCACCAACCGCCCCCTGCTCCAGCAGCCCAACCCGAAGGCCGTACTGGCCCGCCTCATGGAAGAGCGGCGTGACTTTTACCAGCAGACGGCGCACCTGACCATTGATACGGCCAATCTCCACATTCATGAGATAGCCTTCGGCATTCTGGAATCTGCCAGAGTATTCCGTTCCCGCCAAAGATAG
- a CDS encoding tyrosine recombinase XerC, with protein MEQPLEPEQAFLQYLEVEKQASPHTVEVYARALRQFRTWADGSFTGWESCTPDQMRDWLFQELKDEAATATIRLRFAALRSFYRFMMRRHGLEASPMTGVSLPRKKKNLPVFLTLNQMLELLELPYKVPVPPNAPAWLPYRDAAILELFYSCGMRLSELVGLDVNSVDHRFRGVRVMGKGRKERILPVGAPALAALETYASMACLPKDSPLFVSRIGTRLSARAVQMMLDKYVKLSSIPFTISPHKIRHTFATHILDAGADLRSVQELLGHASLSTTQIYTHVTRARMAEVYRQAHPRA; from the coding sequence ATGGAGCAGCCTCTGGAACCGGAACAGGCCTTCCTGCAATATCTGGAGGTGGAGAAGCAGGCTTCTCCCCACACGGTGGAGGTGTATGCCCGCGCGCTGCGCCAGTTCCGGACCTGGGCGGACGGTTCGTTCACGGGGTGGGAAAGCTGCACGCCGGACCAGATGAGGGACTGGCTGTTCCAGGAGCTGAAGGATGAGGCCGCCACGGCCACCATCCGCCTGCGCTTTGCCGCCCTGCGCAGTTTTTACCGGTTCATGATGCGCCGCCACGGATTGGAAGCCAGCCCGATGACGGGCGTCTCCCTCCCCAGGAAAAAGAAGAACCTGCCCGTTTTCCTGACGCTTAACCAGATGCTGGAATTGCTGGAGCTTCCGTACAAGGTGCCCGTGCCCCCCAATGCCCCCGCCTGGCTCCCCTACCGCGACGCGGCCATTCTGGAACTTTTTTATTCCTGCGGCATGCGCCTGAGCGAGTTGGTGGGGCTGGACGTGAACAGCGTGGACCACCGCTTCCGGGGAGTGCGGGTGATGGGGAAGGGGCGCAAGGAACGCATCCTGCCTGTGGGCGCGCCCGCACTGGCGGCTCTGGAAACCTATGCTTCCATGGCTTGCCTGCCGAAGGATTCCCCCCTGTTTGTTTCCCGCATAGGCACCAGGCTCAGCGCGCGCGCCGTGCAGATGATGCTGGACAAGTACGTGAAGCTCTCCTCCATTCCCTTTACCATTTCCCCCCACAAGATCAGGCATACGTTCGCCACGCATATCCTGGATGCCGGGGCTGACCTGCGCTCCGTGCAGGAACTGCTGGGGCATGCCTCCCTCTCCACCACGCAGATTTACACCCACGTGACGCGGGCCCGGATGGCGGAGGTTTACAGGCAGGCGCATCCCAGGGCGTAA
- the rpsP gene encoding 30S ribosomal protein S16 — translation MAVAIRLNRQGSKDRPYYKIVVVDSRARRDGRYIEQVGSYDPMKEGVNYTIDLEKVDKWLSNGAQPSETVNSMIRKARKA, via the coding sequence ATGGCAGTAGCAATCAGACTCAACCGTCAGGGTTCCAAGGACCGTCCTTACTATAAAATCGTAGTTGTCGACAGCCGTGCTCGTCGTGACGGCCGTTACATCGAACAAGTGGGTTCCTATGATCCCATGAAGGAAGGCGTGAACTACACCATCGACCTGGAAAAGGTTGACAAGTGGCTTTCCAATGGCGCCCAGCCCTCCGAAACGGTGAATTCCATGATCCGCAAGGCCCGCAAGGCCTGA
- a CDS encoding L-threonylcarbamoyladenylate synthase, protein MSYLTQELPSGKDKAMQTELFEVDPLSDNRKLYVRVAEALAAGALVGIPTETVYGLGADALNPEAVARIFEAKGRPSFDPLIIHVHHGKEVDKYTAIPEELKELVHTLASKFWPGPLTMVLPKADIIPDIVTSGLPTVAVRVSAHPAMRGVAKALGRPVAAPSANRFGHISPTSASAVQKELDGRIEMILDAGACSEGLESTIVRPMLDEKGKPALELLREGPVTREQFRNLVKVVRRKPAARPVSEEAPADAPGQLSSHYAPRKPMMLLEPGDEFVPAEGVRYGLLSYEGTSELAQEGNWAEVVAMSPGSGRLAEAAVRLFALMRQMDENEGIDVIVAEAVPEAGLGRAIMDRLRRASAARE, encoded by the coding sequence ATGTCTTACTTGACGCAGGAGCTTCCTTCAGGCAAGGATAAGGCCATGCAAACCGAATTGTTCGAGGTAGACCCCCTGTCAGACAACCGCAAACTTTATGTCCGTGTGGCGGAAGCTCTGGCGGCGGGAGCACTGGTGGGAATTCCCACGGAGACCGTATACGGCCTGGGAGCTGATGCCTTGAACCCGGAAGCGGTGGCCAGGATTTTTGAAGCCAAGGGGCGCCCTTCTTTTGATCCGCTGATCATCCACGTGCATCATGGGAAGGAAGTGGATAAATATACCGCCATTCCGGAAGAATTGAAGGAGCTGGTGCATACGCTGGCGTCCAAATTCTGGCCGGGGCCGCTGACGATGGTATTGCCGAAGGCGGATATCATCCCGGACATTGTGACCAGCGGCCTTCCGACGGTGGCCGTGCGCGTGAGCGCGCATCCCGCCATGCGCGGAGTGGCTAAGGCGCTGGGGCGTCCCGTGGCTGCGCCCAGCGCCAACCGCTTCGGGCATATCAGCCCTACCTCCGCCTCTGCCGTGCAGAAGGAGCTGGACGGGCGCATAGAAATGATTCTGGATGCCGGCGCCTGCTCCGAAGGGCTGGAAAGCACCATTGTGCGTCCCATGCTTGACGAGAAGGGAAAGCCTGCGCTGGAACTGCTGCGTGAAGGGCCCGTGACCCGGGAACAGTTCCGGAACCTGGTAAAGGTGGTGCGCCGCAAGCCTGCCGCCCGCCCTGTTTCGGAAGAAGCCCCGGCGGATGCTCCGGGACAGCTTAGCAGCCACTATGCGCCGCGCAAGCCCATGATGCTGCTGGAGCCCGGCGACGAATTCGTGCCCGCGGAAGGGGTGCGGTACGGGTTGCTCTCCTATGAGGGGACGTCTGAACTGGCCCAGGAAGGGAATTGGGCGGAGGTGGTGGCCATGAGCCCCGGCAGCGGACGCCTGGCGGAGGCCGCCGTGCGCCTGTTTGCCCTGATGAGGCAAATGGATGAAAATGAGGGCATTGACGTCATTGTGGCGGAGGCCGTTCCGGAAGCGGGACTGGGCCGCGCCATCATGGACCGCCTGCGCCGCGCCTCCGCCGCCAGGGAATGA